The Candidatus Scalindua japonica DNA window CGGCAATTGATTATGGTATTACTCAGGATGGGGTCAGGAACCCGACACTTTTGGAAAATAATAATACTATGGTAAAGACCGGATTATATTAAGGTGAAAATAAGTGCCTGAAGTTAAGAAACAGGCATGGTTTAAGCTGTTTAAACCGTTCAAATTTTTTTAGAAAGGCCATGAAATGAAATTATCACAAACAAAAGTTGAATTACTTGCCCCGGCCGGTAAGTGGGATGTATTTATGGCCGTGATTGGTGCGGGGGCTGACGCGGTATACATTGCTGGCAAGCAGTTTAATATGCGTATGCATCGTTCTGATTTTAATTTTACGGACGAGCAGCTTGCGCTGGCAGTTGCATATGCGCATGAGCGGAATGTAAAGGTATACGTGACAGTAAACAATCTTATCAGTGATGCTGAAATGGACGGACTATATGATTATCTGAAATATCTTCAGGATATTAAAGTAGATGCTATCATAGTACATGATCTGGGAGCTATTAACCTGGTCAACGAAAAGAAACTCGATATACCGATGCATGCCAGTACGATGATGAATGTGCATAGTGTAGAGATGGCGACCGAATTGAAAAACCTGGGTGTATCAAGGATTATTACGTCTCGTGATATTACCCTCTTTCAGGTAAAGGAGATAGGAGAAAAGGTTGGAATTGAAACAGAATATTTTGTTCACGGTGATATGTGTGTGAGCCAGAGTGGACAATGTCACTCCAGCGGAGTGATATTTGGTAAAAGTGCGAATCGTGGTGAATGTATGAAACCATGTAGATGGAAGTATAGTATTGTAGAAAGCAAATCCGGTGAGGAGATTGGAGACTTACCAGACGGTTATCTGCTTGCCATGAAAGATATGTGCATGTTCCAGCATATCCCGGAAATGATTCAGGCAGGAGTAAGTTCTTTTAAGATAGAGGGCAGGATGCGGCATGAAGGTTTTCTCAAGCCTATTGTCACGTTATATCGGAAAGCTATTGATGATTATTTAAGTTCACCATTTACGTATTGGCACAAGATAGAGGATTTTGAAAAAATGTATAAAGACAGAGTAAGAGATTTTACCACTTCAATGGCATTCTCTTACGCAACATCAAATGTATTTGATTATTCTGGAAGCAAAGAACCACTGTTTTTGAGCCGTGGAGCAAGAGAAAAAAACTTAACATTAAATGACCTGGATCAAAATCCGTTTGAGACGGATAATAGGGGCCCGGAAAACGAAAAGTCTCTGGCGGTAAAAGTTTCAAACATTAATGCGGTCACAAAGGCATTGACTGCGGGCGCTGACTACGTATATCTGGCGGCTGAGGTGTCACCTGTCAGAGGAGAAGGGTGGACGAAGGAGGGTTTGCGGGATGCGGTTAAGATGGCACATGATATGGGTAGGAAGATTGTATACGGTACACCGCGTATATGCACTTTACGTGAATTATCAGAGATTGAATGGCTATTTGATGTAGGAGAGAAAGTTGGAGTCGATGGTGTGCTGGTCCATAACCTGGGTGCTTTGCACTGCGCGAATCAATTTAGTCTGAACATAATATCTGATTTTTCATTTAATATTTTGAATAAAGATTCTATTAAAATGCTGGAAAAATCCGGTGTAAAAAGAGTTACTTCTTCTATTGAATCGTCATTCAATGATCTTTATGAACTCGCAAAGCACTCAGCGATTCCGGTAGAGTGTATAGTACATGGATCTCTTCCAGGTATGTTGCTGGAACATTGCCTGCCGGCAATGTTGGTGACTAAGACAAACGCAAAAAGCAGCTGTAGATTGCCATGTCGTTATATTAACTATGCGCTGAAGGATGAGAAGGGTGAAATCAGGACGATAGAGGTAGACCAGTATTGCAGGAACCATATTATGTTTGCGTCAGATTTGTGCGTGCTGCCATATCTGAACTCATTCCTGATGACAGATGTTGAAGTGTTCAGAATAGAAGCACAGTATTATGAGGATGATCTGATGGAAACAGTAGTAAATCACTATCGGAGACGTATGGACTTATTAATGGAGAATCCGAGTGTCTTTCTTCCTTTACCTGAATCTGAATGGAATAACCTGTTGGAAAAGAGTTCAAAGGGTCTCAGTTTATGCGCCTATTCCCAGGATGTAACTCGTTCAAGAAGTACACTGGAAGTGATGAAGACCGCGACCCAGGCCAATTAGCATAAGGATGGAACAAATTTCAAATGAAAAATGGTGATTATACTATAAAATATATACTGATTATCTGTACTATTTACCAAAACCATTTTACTGAATCATGAGGAATACCATAAAATGAAAAAATTTGTGATAATTACTGATTTTCTTTTTTTTATTATTCTTGTCATTCTATTGAGCGAAGCTATTAATGGGGAGGTGATAGAAGATGAGAAGTCGCAGAAGGACCCCATAATAGAAAAGATAAGAGAGGCAATGGAATTGTCATATCAAATGGATAGAGAACGTTCTGAAAAAGTTTTTGATGAGGCAATCAATAAATGGCCTGATGATCCTGAACCCTATCTTTTTAAAGGTGGTCTCTATCTGAATATGTTTCAGAACCTGAATAATACAACGGAGGAAGAAGTTGAGAGGTTGAAAGAGAAGATACTTTTTTTCAACAATAAAGCTATAGAAGTTGCTCACAAACAGATTAAGACAAACCCGGATGATGAGGGCGCTCAGTATTGTCTTGGAGGTGCGACAGGTAATATTGGAAGATTTTATATATTGAACGGTCAAATGTGGAAGGCTTTCTGGAAAGGTAAAAAAGGTTATAAAATACTGAAAAAAATTGTTGATAAAGATGAGGAGTATCACGATGCGTATCTTGGTCTGGGTATATATAACTATTTTTCTGCTATTATGCCTAAATTTGTTAAAGCGTTATCATTTCTTCTTGGTGGCACGACGGGTGATAAGGATGAGGGTATCAGACAGCTGGAACTTGTCCGTGATAATAGCTCTTTACTTTCTGTAGAAGCGAGAAAAATACTCCTGAGAACTTATCGTGGTGAGGAGGATTGGGACGGGTTTTATCATAACTCTAAATGGCTTGCGGAACACTATCCGGAAAATATTTATTTTCAGGTACCATACGTTTATGGACTGACGCAAAACAAACAAATTAGTGACGCGAAGAATCATCTGAACAGTGTGAATGCTATGCTGCAAAATGATCCTTCTCGACTAGCACGTGATATGCGTGTTAAATATTGCCGATACGTGGGACTTTTACATTACAAGCTTGGTGACTATGCGAAGTCAGAACAGTCCTATATGAAAGCACTGGAACTCAGCCGAGATGTTTTTCCTCCCACCAGGATATGGGGTGAGGACTATTATTATCTTGCTGCTTCTAATGCCAGACTTGAGAGAGAAAAAGAAGCGTTTAAATACCTGAGGAAAGCTATTGATAAGGAATGGAAAATAGATAACCTGGAAAATCTACCCGAATGGAAACCATACAAGCAAAACCGGGAGTTTCTTCTTATAATTGGTAAAATAGATAATTAGTCTGGAAAAGCTGAAATCAGATTTACCGTTTGAATAAAGAAGTTTGACATGTTGGCTGATATTTTAATGATTGTAATATGCTCAGGCTTAACTTGATATAACCATGCAAAATCAAGAATCATTTATTGGCCCAGAGGAAATAATAAGAAAAAAAAGTGAATTTTTGATTCCCTGTGTCTATCATTTTTATCAGGAACCAGTACAGATGGTCAGAGGAAAAGGGCAATATCTCTATGATCATTCAGGAAAAAAATATCTGGACTTTTATGCCGGGGTTTCAGTATTAAATGCGGGGCACTGTCATCCTGAAATTATCGACAAGATCTGTGAGCAGGTAAAAACACTTCAACATACCACAACGATATATCTAACACAGCCAATAGTAGATCTTGCCGAAAGACTTGCACAGATAACGCCTCCAGACTTGAGAAAAAGTTTTTTCTGCGCAAGTGGGTCTGAAGCTAATGAGGGTGCGTTATTGCTTTCCCAGATATATACCGGTAGACACGAATTTCTTTCACTTTATAACGGTCTGCATGGAAGAACTAAATTGACTATGAGCGTGACAGGATTAAAGTTCTGGCGAACTGATACGAATCCTGTTGGCGGAATCAGCTTTGTTCCTGATGCTTATTGTTATCGATGTGTTTTTAAACTTGAATACCCTGATTGTAATATTGAATGTGCAGGGCAGATAGAAAAGGTAATAGAAACCTCTACATCGGGTGAGGTTGCGGCATTTATTGCAGAGCCCATACAGGGTAATGGTGGCATTATTACTCCGCCTGACGAATATTTTAAAGTGGTGAAGGAGATATTGGATAAGCATGGTATATTGTTTATTATAGATGAAATACAGACTGGTTTCGGGAGGACCGGAAAGATGTTTGCAATTGAGCATTCAGGTGTTGAGCCGGATATTATGACATTTGCCAAAGCAATATCTAATGGAACACCGGTTGGAGGGTTTATTACATCGGATAAAATTGCGTCTTCTTATAAAAGACCTGGAGCGTCTACATTCGGAGGAAACCCTGTAACAAGCGTGTCCGCATTAGCTACTCTTGACGTTATAAATAAATATAATCTGGTTGATAATGCAAAAACGATGGGTGAATATCTCAAAGAAAAGCTGAAAGAACTTCAAGAGAAACATACATTAATAGGTGATGTCAGAGGTAGAGGGTTGATGCTGGGTGCAGAGCTTGTTAATCAGGATAAAGAACCTGCGGTTCAGGAGGTTGATATGATCCTGGAATATATGAAGAATAAAGGGGCGCTTATAGGAAAGACAGGGAGTAGTCGTAATGTTCTGGCTTTTCAGCCTCCTTTGATAATCGATAAAGATAATATTGATGAATTGACTGATATATTGGACGGTGCTTTGAATTCTGTTGAAAAGTAACAGTAATCGGAGCCCGTAGTATCCGTTTCCCCAAAGGGCTTAATTATCTAGCCAGAATTACAGTTCGGAGTAAAACCTGCGGGAAAAATAAAAATAATATAATGAGCATCAAAGATTGGTTTAATGAACGTTACCAGATTCAAGGGGTAATTGAAAAAAATGTTACTGAGAAGTTAATTCCGAGGGGGCTAAGTTGGTTTGGTTGCATGGGTGGTCTGGCGCTGGTTGCCTTTGTAATTCAGGTTGGTACGGGAATTTTTCTTATATTCTACTATGTTCCTTTACCCAGTGAAGCATTTAACAGTGTTCAGTACATAAGACACGCGCTCCCGTATGGGTGGTTGATACAGAAGGTACATGCCGTTACTCCTCACTTCATGATATCACTTGTATTTGCGCATATGTTAAGAATTTTGTTTAAGGGGATCTACAAGAAACCGCGTGAACTGCACTGGGTTTCCGGAGCTTCGCTGTTAGTATTAACCTTAATTATCTGTTACACCGGTAGCCGTCTTCCGGCTAATGATTTGTCATATTGGGGTATAAACTCAGTTGGAAGTGAAATCGGGATGCCAACCGTGGTGGCTGACCATGCAGTGGGTGATTATCAAGATGAGGGAATAGTTTCTACGCGTAGTTTCGTTGCACTTTATGCGTTACATATTGCCTGTATACCTCTGTTGATGTGTGTTTTCATGGGGTTCCATTTTTTGATGGTATGTAGAACAGGTATTTCAGGGCCATTGTAACTAAAAAGAAGTTAGACATAAACTACACGAATTGTTACAGATTTATTTTTGGGTTACGGTAATGGATGGTCCAGGCACGATCGTTGAACTATGAGAGACGATTCTTTTGCCTCTCGTCCTTCGTACTATTTAATAAACCATGGTGGACTATAGACAAGGAAGAAGTGAAGAAGAACTGGAACCGTTCTTTCCTAATGAGATACTCAGGCATACTTTGCTCACTTTTCTTCTTCTAAGCGCAATTATGCTGGCTGTTTTATTTCTTCCGGAATCATTTCAGAAATCAACAGAGGAATTTGCTTCGCATCGAACCAGACCTGTGTGGTTTTTGCTTCCATTCTATTCTTTTTCAAATTTAGTAACTAATAAGATCTGGTGTATTACTATTCTTACCATTTATGCAATAGTATTTATTACTGTTCCGTTTCTTAATAGAAATCAGGAACGAAGTTTATGGAAGAAACCACTCTTTCTGTCCCTGGTCATTATTAATCTGTTAATGATCATTGCTTTGGGTATTGTAGATAGCAATTTTATTAATTTACACTAAAAACAAATGATTTATAAACATACAGATTTTAAGCTATTTTTACGCATCTTTAGCATTTTGGTTTTCCTTGTTATAGCTGCCACAGGCTGTAAGATCATTGAAAATCTCCATCCT harbors:
- a CDS encoding aspartate aminotransferase family protein, coding for MQNQESFIGPEEIIRKKSEFLIPCVYHFYQEPVQMVRGKGQYLYDHSGKKYLDFYAGVSVLNAGHCHPEIIDKICEQVKTLQHTTTIYLTQPIVDLAERLAQITPPDLRKSFFCASGSEANEGALLLSQIYTGRHEFLSLYNGLHGRTKLTMSVTGLKFWRTDTNPVGGISFVPDAYCYRCVFKLEYPDCNIECAGQIEKVIETSTSGEVAAFIAEPIQGNGGIITPPDEYFKVVKEILDKHGILFIIDEIQTGFGRTGKMFAIEHSGVEPDIMTFAKAISNGTPVGGFITSDKIASSYKRPGASTFGGNPVTSVSALATLDVINKYNLVDNAKTMGEYLKEKLKELQEKHTLIGDVRGRGLMLGAELVNQDKEPAVQEVDMILEYMKNKGALIGKTGSSRNVLAFQPPLIIDKDNIDELTDILDGALNSVEK
- a CDS encoding cytochrome b N-terminal domain-containing protein, which translates into the protein MSIKDWFNERYQIQGVIEKNVTEKLIPRGLSWFGCMGGLALVAFVIQVGTGIFLIFYYVPLPSEAFNSVQYIRHALPYGWLIQKVHAVTPHFMISLVFAHMLRILFKGIYKKPRELHWVSGASLLVLTLIICYTGSRLPANDLSYWGINSVGSEIGMPTVVADHAVGDYQDEGIVSTRSFVALYALHIACIPLLMCVFMGFHFLMVCRTGISGPL
- a CDS encoding peptidase U32 family protein, translated to MKLSQTKVELLAPAGKWDVFMAVIGAGADAVYIAGKQFNMRMHRSDFNFTDEQLALAVAYAHERNVKVYVTVNNLISDAEMDGLYDYLKYLQDIKVDAIIVHDLGAINLVNEKKLDIPMHASTMMNVHSVEMATELKNLGVSRIITSRDITLFQVKEIGEKVGIETEYFVHGDMCVSQSGQCHSSGVIFGKSANRGECMKPCRWKYSIVESKSGEEIGDLPDGYLLAMKDMCMFQHIPEMIQAGVSSFKIEGRMRHEGFLKPIVTLYRKAIDDYLSSPFTYWHKIEDFEKMYKDRVRDFTTSMAFSYATSNVFDYSGSKEPLFLSRGAREKNLTLNDLDQNPFETDNRGPENEKSLAVKVSNINAVTKALTAGADYVYLAAEVSPVRGEGWTKEGLRDAVKMAHDMGRKIVYGTPRICTLRELSEIEWLFDVGEKVGVDGVLVHNLGALHCANQFSLNIISDFSFNILNKDSIKMLEKSGVKRVTSSIESSFNDLYELAKHSAIPVECIVHGSLPGMLLEHCLPAMLVTKTNAKSSCRLPCRYINYALKDEKGEIRTIEVDQYCRNHIMFASDLCVLPYLNSFLMTDVEVFRIEAQYYEDDLMETVVNHYRRRMDLLMENPSVFLPLPESEWNNLLEKSSKGLSLCAYSQDVTRSRSTLEVMKTATQAN
- a CDS encoding tetratricopeptide repeat protein — encoded protein: MKKFVIITDFLFFIILVILLSEAINGEVIEDEKSQKDPIIEKIREAMELSYQMDRERSEKVFDEAINKWPDDPEPYLFKGGLYLNMFQNLNNTTEEEVERLKEKILFFNNKAIEVAHKQIKTNPDDEGAQYCLGGATGNIGRFYILNGQMWKAFWKGKKGYKILKKIVDKDEEYHDAYLGLGIYNYFSAIMPKFVKALSFLLGGTTGDKDEGIRQLELVRDNSSLLSVEARKILLRTYRGEEDWDGFYHNSKWLAEHYPENIYFQVPYVYGLTQNKQISDAKNHLNSVNAMLQNDPSRLARDMRVKYCRYVGLLHYKLGDYAKSEQSYMKALELSRDVFPPTRIWGEDYYYLAASNARLEREKEAFKYLRKAIDKEWKIDNLENLPEWKPYKQNREFLLIIGKIDN